A window from Hemicordylus capensis ecotype Gifberg chromosome 2, rHemCap1.1.pri, whole genome shotgun sequence encodes these proteins:
- the LOC128346019 gene encoding olfactory receptor 13H1-like, which produces MGDINNTVVTEFILLGISNYPKAQMVMFVVFFVFYLMTLLGNGLMVVLIIISPLLHTPMYFFLSNLSFLDMFYTTCSVPQMLANCFSRWPTISYIRCVIQMYVSLFLGIAECFLLAVMAYDRFAAVCNPLHYTLIMSRKLCIQLAVTTWAGALVMTLIPGLMQPTQFCGHNVINHFTCEIQAFIKLACSDTHLNEIVLMANSFVVLIVPFLFILLTYGRITLAVLRIRSAKGRGKAFSTCGSHLVVVSVFYGSAISMYLRPQGKTSADHDKIISLFYGAVTPMINPLIYSLRNKDVKGAFWRLLGKKMSE; this is translated from the coding sequence ATGGGAGATATCAATAATACAGTAGTGACTGAGTTCATTTTGCTTGGCATTTCCAATTACCCCAAGGCTCAGATGGTGatgtttgtggttttctttgtattTTATCTTATGACACTATTAGGCAATGGACTCATGGTTGTTTTGATCATCATCAGCCCTCTCCTGCACACTCCTATGTATTTCTTTCTCAGCAACCTTTCCTTCTTGGACATGTTCTACACCACCTGCAGTGTTCCACAAATGCTGGCCAACTGCTTCTCCCGTTGGCCCACCATTTCCTATATAAGGTGTGTAATTCAGATGTATGTCAGCCTCTTCCTTGGCATAGCGGAGTGCTTTTTGCTGGCCGTCATGGCATATGATCGCTTTGCTGCTGTCTGTAACCCCTTGCATTACACCCTCATTATGAGCAGAAAGCTTTGTATCCAACTGGCAGTCACAACTTGGGCTGGTGCCCTTGTGATGACCCTCATCCCAGGGCTCATGCAGCCCACACAATTCTGTGGCCATAATGTCATTAACCATTTCACTTGTGAGATTCAGGCATTCATCAAGTTGGCCTGCTCTGATACACACCTCAATGAGATAGTTCTCATGGCCAACAGCTTTGTAGTTCTCATTGTACCCTTCCTCTTTATCCTACTGACCTATGGGCGCATCACCTTAGCTGTGCTACGTATTCGCTCTGCCAAGGGCCGAGGCAAAGCTTTTTCAACCTGTGGCTCCCATCTGGTAGTAGTCAGCGTCTTCTATGGCTCAGCCATCTCCATGTACTTACGGCCACAGGGCAAAACCTCTGCTGACCATGACAAAATCATCTCTCTGTTTTATGGAGCTGTGACCCCAATGATCAACCCCCTAATTTACAGTCTTAGAAATAAAGATGTGAAGGGGGCTTTTTGGAGGCTGCTTGGGAAGAAAATGTCTGAATGA